In one window of Poriferisphaera corsica DNA:
- a CDS encoding VOC family protein: MWFRFSHVTLIATDWRKLSQFYVDALGCEITYPEINLAGPWLDSATGIKNTRIRGVNLKLPGLDTAKNGGPYMEILQYTPAKKLQTESINTPGSGQIAFEVEDVKIAAQTLASLGALPLGKFENIFMPGVGNVRFQYFHDPEKNLIQLMRWDRI, encoded by the coding sequence ATGTGGTTTCGTTTCTCACACGTTACGCTCATCGCAACTGATTGGCGTAAACTCTCGCAGTTTTACGTCGATGCCCTCGGCTGCGAAATCACGTACCCCGAGATCAACCTCGCTGGCCCTTGGCTTGACTCCGCCACCGGCATCAAAAACACACGCATCCGAGGTGTCAACCTCAAACTTCCCGGTTTGGATACCGCCAAAAACGGTGGCCCCTACATGGAAATTCTTCAATACACACCCGCGAAAAAATTACAGACCGAATCTATCAACACACCAGGTTCCGGCCAAATCGCGTTTGAAGTCGAAGACGTTAAGATCGCCGCGCAAACATTAGCAAGCCTCGGCGCTTTGCCGCTCGGTAAATTCGAAAACATCTTCATGCCCGGTGTCGGCAACGTTCGGTTCCAATACTTTCATGACCCCGAAAAAAACCTCATCCAACTCATGCGGTGGGATCGAATCTAA